Proteins from a genomic interval of Candidatus Zixiibacteriota bacterium:
- a CDS encoding RNA polymerase sigma factor — protein sequence MDNRLVKALDGDEGAERELFQYLSVRFRTFAKRRVREDDAEDVAQQACLAVLRKYKTEKFTTGFEAWAYGVLKMEIRSHIRTRSDRAKRLVPITETDQIPETSFPEPDSDLKMRLIDCLRSIRKHSRSYARALNLINQGYKREEICMRLRTNPGNFYVILSRGRRLLRVCLEKGRI from the coding sequence ATGGACAACCGATTGGTGAAGGCTCTGGACGGAGACGAAGGAGCGGAAAGAGAGCTTTTTCAATACTTGTCTGTAAGATTTCGGACTTTCGCAAAGCGTAGGGTACGAGAGGATGATGCTGAGGACGTTGCCCAGCAGGCTTGCTTGGCCGTGCTCAGAAAATACAAGACTGAGAAGTTCACTACTGGCTTTGAAGCTTGGGCCTATGGTGTGTTGAAAATGGAAATAAGAAGTCACATTCGAACTCGATCCGATAGGGCAAAGAGACTGGTCCCTATTACGGAGACTGATCAAATTCCGGAGACATCGTTCCCTGAGCCGGATAGCGACTTGAAGATGCGGCTGATTGACTGCTTGAGGTCAATCAGAAAGCACAGCCGTTCGTATGCACGTGCACTGAATCTCATCAATCAGGGCTACAAGAGAGAAGAGATCTGCATGAGGTTGCGGACCAATCCCGGGAATTTTTATGTCATTCTGAGCAGGGGACGCCGACTATTGAGAGTCTGTCTGGAGAAGGGCAGGATATAG
- a CDS encoding tetratricopeptide repeat protein: MARRFIIPALILGALLFCRDVKCQSWRDLISTADSLSELDLADSAIKIGRLALVEAERECGLEDTSVASVLHRLGVYTNTQYFTYGYDETISWLERAQAIRERVYGKRHQEVADVLSTLAIFYQKFHFYDKSDSLLKVALDIYEETLGKEHPKTAQILWNLRYCQELWMIVLIVSSSSPVMQLPLFLHQRT, encoded by the coding sequence ATGGCCAGGCGGTTCATCATTCCGGCATTGATTCTAGGTGCACTTCTGTTTTGCAGAGACGTCAAGTGCCAGAGTTGGCGGGATCTGATCAGCACCGCAGACTCCCTCTCTGAGCTGGATCTCGCTGACTCAGCTATTAAGATCGGCAGGCTGGCTCTTGTGGAAGCCGAAAGGGAGTGTGGGCTGGAGGATACGAGTGTAGCCTCAGTGTTACATCGCCTGGGAGTGTACACAAACACTCAGTACTTCACCTATGGTTATGATGAGACTATATCATGGTTGGAACGCGCTCAAGCCATCCGTGAGAGAGTCTACGGCAAACGACATCAAGAGGTCGCCGATGTTCTGTCAACTCTCGCTATCTTCTACCAGAAATTTCACTTTTATGACAAGTCCGACTCGCTTCTGAAGGTAGCTCTAGACATTTATGAAGAGACTCTTGGCAAAGAACATCCAAAGACTGCTCAAATCCTGTGGAACCTGAGATATTGTCAAGAGTTGTGGATGATTGTTTTGATAGTATCCTCAAGTTCTCCAGTTATGCAGCTTCCTTTATTTCTCCATCAACGAACTTAA